Proteins encoded by one window of Streptomyces sp. NBC_01477:
- a CDS encoding TetR/AcrR family transcriptional regulator produces MAAQKRLNRDELITTALAVADAEGLDAVTIRRVAQLHDVTPMALYRHFPDKEGLLVALAGRLLSGAALPEPDDRPWHEQLRDMLSGFLDALRPHPNAAVLVFDGIVATEAGLDLTERSLELMTRGGMSVDRSAETASQILGSLVALAIAGPGRDLGPDPEANEDAVRAKRAALLALSPRRYPHIVAAADVLAACADQELYFGRGLDLIVTGIRDAARAEAAGAH; encoded by the coding sequence ATGGCGGCTCAGAAGCGTTTGAACCGTGACGAGCTGATCACCACCGCCCTGGCCGTCGCCGACGCCGAAGGGCTCGACGCGGTGACCATCCGCCGGGTCGCCCAGCTGCACGACGTCACCCCGATGGCCCTCTACCGGCACTTCCCCGACAAGGAGGGCCTGCTGGTCGCCCTCGCGGGACGGCTGCTGTCCGGCGCGGCGCTGCCCGAGCCCGACGACCGGCCCTGGCACGAGCAGTTGCGGGACATGCTGAGCGGCTTCCTGGACGCCCTGCGCCCGCACCCCAACGCGGCCGTGCTGGTCTTCGACGGCATCGTGGCCACGGAAGCGGGCCTGGACCTCACCGAGCGGTCGCTGGAGCTGATGACCCGGGGCGGCATGTCGGTGGACCGCAGCGCGGAGACCGCCAGCCAGATCCTCGGCTCGCTGGTCGCCCTGGCCATCGCGGGACCCGGGCGGGACCTCGGCCCCGATCCGGAGGCCAACGAGGACGCGGTACGCGCCAAGCGCGCCGCCCTGCTGGCCCTCTCCCCGCGCCGCTACCCGCACATCGTAGCCGCCGCCGACGTGCTGGCGGCCTGCGCCGACCAGGAGCTGTACTTCGGGCGGGGCCTGGACCTGATCGTCACCGGCATCAGGGACGCGGCGCGCGCCGAGGCCGCCGGCGCGCACTGA
- a CDS encoding ATP-binding protein, with protein MAASGGSEQPQRVTTQTAAGAAPVLAEGADTAGDAAGGVLGLDPSAAEVHLTSRPESASTARRLALSVIRMWGLPQYADTVELLVSELVGNAVRHTGARSFGLRMRRRRGWVRVEVRDPSRALPCLLPVRDLDTSGRGLFLVDRLSDRWGVDLQPRGKTTWFELRVPER; from the coding sequence ATGGCGGCCAGCGGAGGATCCGAGCAGCCGCAGCGGGTGACCACACAGACCGCCGCGGGCGCCGCACCGGTATTGGCCGAGGGCGCCGATACGGCCGGTGACGCCGCCGGCGGTGTGCTGGGCCTCGACCCGTCGGCCGCCGAGGTCCATCTGACCTCGCGCCCCGAATCCGCCTCCACCGCCCGCCGGCTGGCGCTGTCGGTGATCCGGATGTGGGGGCTGCCGCAGTACGCCGACACCGTGGAGCTGCTGGTCTCCGAGCTGGTCGGGAACGCCGTGCGGCACACCGGTGCGCGCAGTTTCGGGCTGCGGATGCGGCGGCGGCGCGGCTGGGTGCGGGTCGAGGTGCGCGACCCCTCGCGGGCGCTGCCCTGCCTGCTGCCGGTGCGCGATCTCGACACCAGCGGGCGCGGCCTGTTCCTGGTGGACCGGCTGTCCGACCGCTGGGGCGTCGACCTCCAGCCGCGCGGCAAGACCACCTGGTTCGAACTGCGGGTGCCCGAGCGGTAG
- a CDS encoding enoyl-CoA hydratase/isomerase family protein, translated as MTVTLEVDDGVGTIRLDRPPMNALDSATQDRLREVAREAGARPDVRAVVLWGGEKVFAAGADIPEMQAMSYEDMVDRSRPLQEAFTEVALIPKPVVAAVTGYALGGGCELALCADIRIAAEDARLGQPEILLGLIPGAGGTQRLARLVGPSRAKDLIFTGRMVGAAEALAIGLVDQVAPAAEVHSRALAWAARLARGPAYALRAAKQAVDVGLATDLETGLALERTLFAGVFATADRETGMRSFVEQGPGKAEFR; from the coding sequence ATGACTGTGACCCTCGAAGTCGACGACGGCGTCGGTACGATCCGGTTGGACCGGCCGCCGATGAACGCCCTGGACAGCGCCACGCAGGACCGCCTCAGGGAGGTCGCCCGGGAGGCCGGGGCGCGGCCCGACGTACGGGCGGTGGTGCTGTGGGGCGGCGAGAAGGTGTTCGCGGCGGGCGCGGACATCCCGGAGATGCAGGCCATGTCGTACGAGGACATGGTCGACCGCTCCCGGCCGCTCCAGGAGGCCTTCACCGAGGTGGCCCTGATCCCCAAGCCGGTGGTGGCCGCGGTGACCGGGTACGCGCTCGGCGGCGGCTGCGAGCTGGCGCTGTGCGCGGACATCAGGATCGCCGCGGAGGACGCCAGGCTGGGCCAGCCGGAGATCCTGCTCGGGCTGATCCCGGGGGCCGGCGGCACCCAGCGGCTGGCCCGGCTGGTCGGCCCGTCCCGCGCCAAGGACCTGATCTTCACCGGGCGGATGGTGGGCGCCGCCGAGGCGCTGGCCATCGGCCTGGTCGACCAGGTGGCGCCGGCGGCCGAGGTGCACTCCCGGGCGCTGGCCTGGGCCGCCCGGCTGGCCCGCGGTCCCGCCTACGCGCTGCGGGCCGCCAAGCAGGCGGTGGACGTCGGCCTCGCGACCGACCTGGAGACCGGTCTGGCCCTCGAACGCACCCTCTTCGCCGGGGTGTTCGCGACCGCGGACCGCGAGACGGGGATGCGCAGCTTCGTCGAGCAGGGTCCCGGCAAGGCCGAATTCCGCTGA
- a CDS encoding endonuclease/exonuclease/phosphatase family protein, with translation MVVAGMGVHAAFAAPSADALIAEVYGGGGNSGATFTNDFVELANAGAAPVDLSTYSVQYLPAAPTPSSKWQATALTGSLAGGGRFLVQEAAGTGGTSPLPTPDVTGAVNMSGTAGTIALVTGADPLTCLTAADCAADPRVKDLVGYGTALVREGGGPAAGASNSDSVARGATLADTDDNAADFTAGAPTPQNSGGGSGPTQPPTTPPTTPPTSPPPTGTEAKIHDIQGDTRNSPFAGKAITGATGIVTGVRDYGSSRGFWVQDPNPDANPRTSEGIFVFTSSSPTVVVGDSVSVAGTVSQYYPGGATTGAQAVTEITKPTVTKVSSGNPVPAPVVLNDKSVPDAFVPSAGGGSIEDLPLRPADYALDLYASLEGMNVQINDTRVVGASDAYSELWVTVKPKQNPTKRGGTLYTGYDQPNSGRLMVQSLIPTATSPFPTANVGDTLKGTTSGPLDYNQFAGTYALQASTLGTVKSGGLQPEVTGKASADQATVATYNVENLAPGNPQSKFDALAQGLVHNLRSPDIVALEEIQDNNGATDDGTVAADQTLQKLTDAIVAAGGPRYQWREIDPVNDKDGGEPGGNIRQVFLFNPLRVGFTDIPGGDSTTPVGVTGTGAKTALTASPGRIAPADPAWNSSRKPLVGQFTFRGKTLFVIANHFNSKGGDQGIDSHLQPPVRSSEVQRVRQAILEHDFIQQLETADKNAGVVVLGDLNDYQFSPAVLSLTGNGSVLTDLVNTLPVKERYSYVYEGNSQVLDHILVSPKLGRNVDYDVVHINSEFANQTSDHDPQVIRVKP, from the coding sequence ATGGTGGTGGCCGGGATGGGCGTGCACGCGGCCTTCGCCGCGCCGTCCGCCGACGCCCTGATCGCCGAGGTCTACGGGGGCGGCGGCAACTCCGGCGCCACCTTCACCAACGACTTCGTGGAGCTGGCCAACGCCGGTGCCGCGCCGGTCGACCTGAGCACCTACAGCGTGCAGTACCTGCCGGCGGCGCCGACCCCGTCGTCCAAGTGGCAGGCCACCGCGCTCACCGGCTCGCTGGCCGGCGGCGGCCGGTTCCTGGTCCAGGAGGCCGCGGGCACGGGCGGCACCAGCCCGCTGCCCACGCCCGACGTGACCGGCGCCGTCAACATGTCCGGCACCGCGGGCACGATCGCCCTGGTCACCGGCGCCGACCCGCTGACCTGCCTGACCGCCGCGGACTGCGCCGCCGACCCCCGGGTCAAGGACCTGGTCGGCTACGGCACCGCGCTGGTGCGCGAGGGCGGCGGCCCGGCGGCCGGCGCGAGCAACAGCGACTCGGTCGCCCGCGGCGCGACCCTTGCCGACACCGACGACAACGCGGCGGACTTCACCGCGGGCGCGCCCACCCCGCAGAACTCCGGCGGCGGCAGCGGCCCGACCCAGCCGCCCACCACCCCGCCGACCACCCCGCCCACCTCGCCGCCGCCCACCGGCACCGAGGCGAAGATCCACGACATCCAGGGCGACACCCGCAATTCGCCCTTCGCGGGCAAGGCGATCACCGGCGCGACCGGCATCGTCACCGGCGTACGGGACTACGGCTCGTCCAGGGGCTTCTGGGTGCAGGACCCGAACCCGGACGCCAACCCCCGTACCAGCGAGGGCATCTTCGTCTTCACCAGCTCCAGCCCGACCGTCGTGGTCGGCGACAGCGTGTCGGTCGCGGGTACCGTCTCGCAGTACTACCCGGGCGGCGCCACCACCGGCGCGCAGGCGGTCACCGAGATCACCAAGCCCACCGTGACCAAGGTGTCCTCGGGCAACCCGGTGCCGGCGCCCGTCGTGCTCAACGACAAGAGCGTCCCCGACGCCTTCGTGCCGAGCGCGGGCGGCGGCAGCATCGAGGACCTGCCGCTGCGGCCCGCCGACTACGCGCTCGACCTGTACGCCTCGCTCGAAGGCATGAACGTGCAGATCAACGACACGCGGGTGGTCGGCGCCAGCGACGCGTACTCGGAGCTGTGGGTGACGGTCAAGCCCAAGCAGAACCCGACCAAGCGCGGCGGCACCCTCTACACCGGCTACGACCAGCCCAACTCGGGCCGCCTGATGGTGCAGTCGCTGATCCCGACCGCCACCTCGCCCTTCCCGACCGCGAACGTCGGCGACACCCTCAAGGGCACGACGTCCGGCCCGCTGGACTACAACCAGTTCGCCGGTACGTACGCGCTCCAGGCGAGCACCCTGGGCACCGTCAAGAGCGGCGGCCTGCAGCCCGAGGTCACCGGCAAGGCGTCGGCGGACCAGGCGACCGTGGCCACGTACAACGTGGAGAACCTGGCGCCGGGCAATCCGCAGTCGAAGTTCGACGCGCTCGCCCAGGGCCTGGTGCACAACCTGCGCTCGCCCGACATCGTGGCCCTGGAGGAGATCCAGGACAACAACGGCGCCACCGACGACGGCACCGTCGCCGCCGACCAGACGCTGCAAAAGCTCACCGACGCGATCGTGGCGGCGGGCGGCCCGCGCTACCAGTGGCGGGAAATCGACCCGGTCAACGACAAGGACGGCGGTGAGCCGGGCGGCAACATCCGGCAGGTCTTCCTGTTCAACCCGCTGCGGGTCGGCTTCACCGACATCCCCGGCGGCGACTCGACCACCCCGGTCGGCGTCACCGGCACCGGCGCCAAGACCGCGCTGACCGCCTCCCCCGGCCGGATCGCGCCCGCCGACCCGGCGTGGAACAGCAGCCGCAAGCCGCTGGTCGGCCAGTTCACCTTCCGCGGCAAGACGCTGTTCGTGATCGCCAACCACTTCAACAGCAAGGGCGGCGACCAGGGCATCGACAGCCACCTCCAGCCGCCGGTGCGCAGCTCGGAGGTGCAGCGGGTGCGGCAGGCGATCCTGGAGCACGACTTCATCCAGCAGCTGGAGACCGCGGACAAGAACGCCGGCGTGGTGGTGCTCGGCGACCTGAACGACTACCAGTTCTCGCCCGCCGTGCTGAGCCTGACCGGTAACGGCAGCGTCCTGACCGACCTGGTCAACACGCTGCCGGTCAAGGAGCGCTACTCCTACGTCTACGAGGGCAATTCGCAGGTGCTCGACCACATCCTGGTCAGCCCGAAGCTCGGCAGGAACGTCGACTACGACGTGGTGCACATCAACTCCGAGTTCGCGAACCAGACCAGCGACCACGACCCGCAGGTGATCCGCGTCAAGCCGTAG
- a CDS encoding L,D-transpeptidase: MGEAELKPIGVAPGVRRNVTALALGALLLLVTACSGGGSGGDSAGDPKAPAGGATATADTVASTAVVSIAPNDGADDVATTGTLKVAATGGKLSTVVVKDDKGGAVPGEISADGLGWTPTGHLNTSTQYTVDATATDPAGHESDKHSTFTTVTPKDTFVGYFTPEDGSTVGVGMEVYLRFNRPITDKKAVEDGVKVTASPSVPVAARWNGSQELYIRPAEYWAAGTRVTLDLDLKGVEGAPGVYGKQQKQVHFTIGRRQVSVVDAAKHSMTVYRDNKAVKTISISSGAPEHTTYNGKMVISEKYITTRMNGDTVGFGGEYDIKDVPHAMRLTNSGTFIHGNYWAAPSVFGKSNTSHGCIGMRDTRGAGDASTPAAWFYDSSLVGDVVQVVNSKDKTVQWYNGLNGWNMPWSQWKD; encoded by the coding sequence ATGGGAGAAGCGGAATTGAAGCCGATAGGTGTGGCGCCTGGCGTCAGGAGAAACGTGACGGCGCTCGCGCTCGGCGCGCTGCTGCTGCTCGTGACCGCCTGCAGCGGCGGCGGGAGCGGCGGCGACTCGGCCGGTGACCCCAAGGCGCCGGCCGGCGGTGCGACGGCCACCGCGGACACCGTCGCCTCGACCGCGGTGGTCTCCATCGCGCCCAACGACGGCGCCGACGACGTGGCCACCACCGGCACCCTCAAGGTCGCCGCGACCGGCGGCAAGCTGTCCACCGTCGTGGTCAAGGACGACAAGGGCGGCGCGGTGCCCGGCGAGATCAGCGCCGACGGGCTCGGCTGGACCCCGACCGGCCACCTGAACACCTCGACGCAGTACACGGTGGACGCCACCGCCACGGACCCGGCGGGCCACGAGTCCGACAAGCACTCGACCTTCACCACGGTCACCCCGAAGGACACCTTCGTCGGCTACTTCACGCCGGAGGACGGTTCCACGGTGGGCGTCGGCATGGAGGTCTACCTCAGGTTCAACCGGCCGATCACCGACAAGAAGGCCGTCGAGGACGGCGTCAAGGTGACCGCCTCCCCGTCCGTCCCGGTCGCCGCCCGCTGGAACGGCAGCCAGGAGCTGTACATCCGCCCCGCCGAATACTGGGCGGCCGGCACCAGGGTCACCCTCGATCTGGACCTCAAGGGCGTCGAGGGCGCCCCCGGCGTCTACGGCAAGCAGCAGAAGCAGGTGCACTTCACCATCGGCCGCCGCCAGGTCAGCGTCGTGGACGCGGCGAAGCACTCGATGACCGTCTACCGCGACAACAAGGCGGTCAAGACCATCTCGATCTCCTCGGGCGCACCGGAGCACACCACCTACAACGGCAAGATGGTGATCTCCGAGAAGTACATCACCACCCGGATGAACGGCGACACGGTCGGCTTCGGCGGCGAGTACGACATCAAGGACGTGCCGCACGCGATGCGGCTGACCAACTCGGGCACCTTCATCCACGGCAACTACTGGGCCGCGCCCTCGGTCTTCGGCAAGAGCAACACCAGCCACGGCTGCATCGGCATGCGCGACACCCGCGGCGCCGGTGACGCGAGCACGCCCGCCGCCTGGTTCTACGACAGCTCGCTGGTCGGCGACGTGGTCCAGGTCGTCAACTCCAAGGACAAGACGGTGCAGTGGTACAACGGCCTGAACGGCTGGAACATGCCCTGGAGCCAGTGGAAGGACTGA
- a CDS encoding L,D-transpeptidase yields MRRAVRAGTGAVLCALVIAGCGTGATGGGPDGKPADRAGSRLSRAVITVAPGDGAKDVAAEGALGVTVEDGTLTEVTAKAADGTPVAGALAADGRSWRPAGRLSLATQYTVDALAVDPQGRAAARHAVFTTVVPQHTVIGFFTPEDGATVGDGMIVSLRFSRPIADRAAVERAVTVGAEPAAAVVGHWFGDQRLDLRPADYWQPGSRVTLRLRLRDVEAAPGVYGTQSKDVHFTIGRDQRSTVDAATHTMTVRRGGRVVRSLDVSAGAPGHTTYNGVMVIAEKFAVTRMDSRTVGFGGEYDIPDVPHAMRLTRSGTFIHGNYWAAPSVFGNSNTSHGCIGLLDAKGGGADTPAGWFFDHSMVGDPIRVVNSHDTTVAADNGMSGWNLTWPQWTAGSAL; encoded by the coding sequence GTGAGGCGCGCGGTGCGCGCGGGTACGGGTGCGGTGCTGTGCGCGTTGGTGATCGCCGGCTGCGGTACGGGAGCCACCGGCGGCGGTCCCGACGGCAAACCGGCGGACCGGGCCGGGTCCCGGCTCTCCCGGGCGGTGATCACGGTCGCGCCCGGCGACGGCGCCAAGGACGTCGCCGCCGAGGGCGCGCTCGGCGTGACCGTCGAGGACGGCACCCTCACCGAGGTCACCGCGAAGGCCGCGGACGGCACACCGGTGGCGGGGGCGCTGGCCGCGGACGGGCGCAGCTGGCGGCCCGCCGGGCGGCTCTCGCTGGCCACGCAGTACACGGTGGACGCCCTCGCGGTCGACCCGCAGGGCCGCGCGGCGGCCCGGCACGCCGTCTTCACCACCGTGGTGCCGCAGCACACCGTGATCGGCTTCTTCACACCCGAGGACGGCGCCACCGTCGGCGACGGCATGATCGTGTCCCTGCGCTTCAGCCGCCCGATCGCCGACCGGGCCGCGGTCGAAAGGGCCGTCACCGTCGGCGCGGAGCCCGCCGCGGCCGTCGTCGGCCACTGGTTCGGCGACCAGCGGCTCGACCTGCGCCCGGCCGACTACTGGCAGCCCGGCAGCCGGGTCACCCTGCGGCTGCGGCTGCGGGACGTGGAGGCCGCGCCCGGCGTCTACGGCACCCAGTCCAAGGACGTGCACTTCACCATCGGCCGCGACCAGCGCTCCACGGTCGACGCCGCGACGCACACCATGACCGTGCGCCGCGGCGGCCGGGTCGTCCGCAGCCTCGACGTCTCCGCCGGCGCCCCGGGCCACACCACGTACAACGGCGTCATGGTGATCGCCGAGAAGTTCGCGGTGACCCGGATGGACAGCAGGACCGTCGGCTTCGGCGGCGAGTACGACATCCCCGACGTGCCGCACGCGATGCGGCTGACCCGCTCGGGCACTTTCATCCACGGCAACTACTGGGCCGCGCCCTCGGTCTTCGGCAACAGCAACACCAGCCACGGCTGCATCGGCCTGCTGGACGCCAAGGGCGGCGGTGCCGACACCCCGGCCGGCTGGTTCTTCGACCACTCGATGGTCGGCGACCCGATCCGGGTCGTCAACTCCCACGACACGACGGTCGCCGCCGACAACGGCATGAGCGGCTGGAACCTGACCTGGCCGCAGTGGACCGCCGGTTCGGCGCTGTAA
- a CDS encoding discoidin domain-containing protein, whose protein sequence is MSSGHAPTPPSAREHSAGRPTGLRRLRGRARLTLAALTVGALSLTGLAVAAAPGGAATPTAVAPALAPAVAPAAIPAPPAGFTTTWSDDFSGGANTGVNGADWKYDTGPGSSFGTGEIETMTNSTSNVFQDGNGHLVLKALHSGTDPRSGWTSGRIETQSSSFGAPAGGVVMMQSSIQQPNLTTANGAGYWPAFWMLGSTLRSGVGWPTSGEVDILEDINSRSSVFGTLHCGVSPGGPCNESTGIGSGERACSGCQTGYHTYAVQIDRSTSPEQIRWYLDGANYFTVNSTQVDATTWANAVDHPFFIIYDLAMGGGFPDAFGGGPNAATVSGGQMNIDYVAVYNKGPGSTTPPPAGGNLSQGKTATASSTENAGFPASAAVDGNTGTRWSSAFGDPQWLQVDLGASHTISQVKLNWEAAYGKAFQIQTSANGTTWNTVYTTTTGTGGNQTLNVTGTGRYVRVYGTQRATAYGYSLYEFQVFGS, encoded by the coding sequence ATGTCCAGCGGACACGCACCAACACCCCCATCGGCGCGGGAGCACTCGGCAGGCCGCCCCACCGGCCTGCGCCGGCTGCGCGGCAGGGCGCGGCTGACGCTCGCCGCCCTCACCGTCGGCGCGCTCAGCCTGACCGGGCTCGCGGTCGCCGCGGCGCCCGGCGGCGCGGCCACCCCGACGGCCGTGGCGCCGGCGCTCGCACCGGCCGTGGCACCCGCCGCGATCCCGGCGCCGCCGGCCGGCTTCACCACCACCTGGAGCGACGACTTCAGCGGCGGCGCCAACACCGGCGTGAACGGCGCCGACTGGAAGTACGACACCGGTCCCGGCAGCAGCTTCGGCACCGGCGAGATCGAGACGATGACCAACAGCACGTCCAACGTCTTCCAGGACGGCAACGGCCATCTGGTCCTCAAGGCCCTGCACAGCGGCACCGACCCGCGCTCCGGCTGGACGTCGGGCCGGATCGAGACGCAGTCGTCGTCCTTCGGCGCGCCCGCGGGCGGCGTGGTGATGATGCAGTCCTCGATCCAGCAGCCGAACCTGACGACCGCCAACGGGGCCGGCTACTGGCCGGCGTTCTGGATGCTCGGCTCGACGCTGCGCAGCGGCGTCGGCTGGCCGACGTCCGGCGAGGTCGACATCCTGGAGGACATCAACTCCCGCAGCTCCGTCTTCGGCACCCTGCACTGCGGGGTCAGCCCGGGCGGCCCGTGCAACGAGTCCACCGGCATCGGCAGCGGTGAGCGGGCCTGCTCCGGCTGCCAGACCGGCTACCACACCTACGCGGTGCAGATCGACCGCTCGACCTCGCCCGAGCAGATCCGCTGGTACCTGGACGGCGCCAACTACTTCACCGTGAACTCCACCCAGGTGGACGCCACGACCTGGGCGAACGCGGTGGACCACCCGTTCTTCATCATCTACGACCTGGCGATGGGCGGCGGCTTCCCCGACGCCTTCGGCGGCGGCCCGAACGCCGCCACCGTCTCCGGCGGCCAGATGAACATCGACTACGTGGCCGTCTACAACAAGGGCCCGGGCAGCACCACCCCGCCGCCCGCCGGCGGCAACCTCTCGCAGGGGAAGACGGCCACCGCGTCCTCGACCGAGAACGCCGGCTTCCCGGCCTCGGCCGCCGTGGACGGCAACACCGGCACCCGCTGGTCCAGCGCCTTCGGCGACCCGCAGTGGCTCCAGGTGGACCTGGGCGCGAGCCACACCATCAGCCAGGTCAAGCTCAACTGGGAGGCGGCCTACGGCAAGGCCTTCCAGATCCAGACCTCGGCCAACGGGACCACCTGGAACACCGTCTACACCACGACCACGGGCACCGGCGGCAACCAGACGCTCAATGTCACCGGAACAGGCCGCTACGTACGGGTCTACGGCACACAGCGGGCCACCGCGTACGGGTATTCGCTGTACGAGTTCCAGGTGTTCGGCAGCTGA
- a CDS encoding MFS transporter, whose translation MRRSPWATLTVLALAQFIVVLDVTIVNVALPHIQTDLGFTADGLQWVISAYTLVFGGFLLLGGRAADLLGSRRVFVAGLVLFGVTSLAGGLAGSPGLLIAARSLQGLGGALLSPAALGILTVTFPHGRERNIAMGVWGGLAGLGGTLGVVAGGFLVDSLSWRWVFIVNVPIVAALVVATPLIVRHVPPHAGRRSFDALGAVLATGGLLGVVYAVVRAEPLGWSSAEVIGCLAGGLLLLAAFLVVETRIKAPLVPMRLLRSRALSSAGGAIALTGAAFLSMFFLTAIFLQQVRGDSALRAGVEFLPMGGAAIAAAVLATPLITRFGTRPVQTAGTLFSVAGLLLLSRADATGSYAGQIMPGIILFGVGIIAVSVPAQIAAVVDVTHTDAGAASGVFTAFQQVGGAVGLAVVTTLATSRTAHAIATGSSQSDALVAGFHRGLLVAAAFAAGTFLVTLLSPRLAPSPDQIAGAAAAA comes from the coding sequence ATGCGACGCAGTCCCTGGGCCACCCTGACGGTGTTGGCCCTCGCCCAGTTCATCGTGGTGCTCGACGTGACGATCGTGAACGTCGCCCTGCCGCACATCCAGACCGACCTCGGCTTCACCGCCGACGGCCTGCAATGGGTGATCAGCGCCTACACCCTGGTCTTCGGCGGCTTCCTGCTGCTCGGCGGCCGGGCGGCCGACCTGCTCGGCTCGCGCCGGGTGTTCGTCGCCGGCCTCGTCCTGTTCGGCGTCACCTCGCTGGCCGGCGGCCTCGCCGGCTCGCCCGGCCTGCTCATCGCGGCCCGCAGCCTCCAGGGGCTCGGCGGGGCGCTGCTGTCGCCCGCCGCGCTCGGCATCCTCACCGTGACCTTCCCGCACGGCAGGGAGCGCAACATCGCCATGGGCGTCTGGGGCGGCCTGGCCGGCCTCGGCGGCACCCTCGGGGTGGTCGCCGGCGGCTTCCTGGTCGACTCGCTCAGCTGGCGCTGGGTCTTCATCGTCAATGTGCCGATCGTGGCCGCCCTGGTGGTCGCCACCCCGCTGATCGTCCGGCACGTCCCGCCGCACGCCGGCCGCCGCTCCTTCGACGCGCTGGGCGCCGTGCTCGCCACCGGCGGGCTGCTCGGCGTCGTCTACGCCGTGGTGCGGGCCGAGCCGCTGGGCTGGTCCTCGGCCGAGGTCATCGGCTGCCTGGCCGGCGGACTGCTGCTGCTGGCCGCCTTCCTGGTGGTCGAGACGCGCATCAAGGCACCGCTGGTGCCGATGCGGCTGCTCAGGTCGCGCGCCCTGAGCAGCGCGGGCGGCGCCATCGCGCTGACCGGCGCGGCCTTCCTGTCGATGTTCTTCCTGACCGCGATCTTCCTCCAGCAGGTGCGCGGCGACAGCGCGCTGCGCGCCGGGGTGGAGTTCCTGCCGATGGGCGGCGCGGCCATCGCCGCCGCCGTGCTGGCCACCCCGCTGATCACCCGCTTCGGCACCCGGCCCGTGCAGACCGCGGGCACGCTGTTCAGCGTGGCGGGCCTGCTGCTGCTCTCCCGCGCGGACGCCACCGGCTCGTACGCGGGGCAGATCATGCCCGGGATCATCCTCTTCGGGGTCGGCATCATCGCGGTGTCCGTACCGGCCCAGATCGCGGCGGTCGTGGACGTCACCCACACCGACGCGGGCGCCGCGTCCGGAGTCTTCACCGCCTTCCAGCAGGTCGGCGGCGCGGTCGGGCTCGCCGTCGTCACGACCCTGGCCACCTCCCGCACCGCCCACGCGATCGCCACCGGATCGTCGCAGTCCGACGCGCTGGTGGCCGGCTTCCACCGCGGGCTGCTGGTGGCCGCGGCCTTCGCCGCCGGCACCTTCCTGGTCACCCTGCTCTCACCCCGGCTGGCCCCCAGCCCCGACCAGATCGCGGGCGCGGCGGCAGCGGCGTAA